In a genomic window of Curtobacterium flaccumfaciens pv. betae:
- a CDS encoding MFS transporter, which yields MTTTTSDLPTTDRATDGRLPWFPLALLAAIGFLLVAMETMPAGLLPAIADGMGTTEGTVGLFVSAYAMGTVIATVPAIALTRGFRRKPLIVAAIAVLLVANTLTAFAPNVAVALVTRFVAGAMSGTIWGMFATYARRISPARSAGVSLAIVSTGAPVGFALGTPLGSFIGDALGWRSSFIGLSLVGVVVLALIALFVPDAPGQTSAAKLSVVKVFRIRGIAVILAVIATWMVAHNTIYTYISPYLRATGTDLSAGLVLLVYGIAAILGVVVTGALLDRHPDPCCTAASACSSWPAWCCSSATRHRSRSWWPRACGGSASAVRRRSCRPP from the coding sequence GTGACCACGACGACCTCCGACCTCCCCACGACCGACCGGGCGACCGACGGCCGACTGCCCTGGTTCCCGCTCGCCCTGCTCGCCGCGATCGGGTTCCTCCTGGTCGCCATGGAGACGATGCCGGCCGGGCTGTTGCCCGCGATCGCCGACGGGATGGGCACGACCGAGGGCACGGTCGGCCTGTTCGTCAGCGCGTACGCCATGGGCACGGTCATCGCCACGGTCCCGGCGATCGCCCTGACCCGCGGGTTCCGCCGCAAGCCGCTCATCGTGGCCGCCATCGCCGTGCTGCTCGTCGCGAACACCCTGACCGCGTTCGCGCCGAACGTCGCGGTCGCGCTGGTCACCCGGTTCGTCGCCGGCGCGATGTCGGGGACGATCTGGGGCATGTTCGCCACCTACGCCCGGCGGATCAGCCCGGCCCGCTCCGCCGGGGTGTCGCTCGCGATCGTCTCGACCGGCGCGCCGGTGGGGTTCGCGCTGGGCACCCCGCTCGGGTCCTTCATCGGCGACGCCCTGGGCTGGCGGTCGTCGTTCATCGGGCTGAGCCTGGTCGGCGTGGTGGTCCTGGCGCTGATCGCGCTGTTCGTGCCGGATGCCCCGGGGCAGACGAGCGCCGCGAAGCTGTCCGTCGTGAAGGTGTTCCGGATCCGCGGCATCGCGGTCATCCTCGCCGTGATCGCGACGTGGATGGTGGCGCACAACACGATCTACACGTACATCTCGCCGTACCTGCGGGCGACCGGCACCGACCTGAGCGCCGGGCTGGTGCTGCTCGTCTACGGGATCGCCGCGATCCTCGGCGTCGTCGTGACCGGCGCCCTGCTCGACCGCCACCCCGACCCCTGCTGCACGGCAGCGTCGGCCTGTTCGTCCTGGCCGGCGTGGTGCTGCTCGTCGGCCACACGTCACCGGTCGCGGTCCTGGTGGCCTCGGGCCTGTGGGGGATCGGCTTCGGCGGTTCGTCGACGCAGCTGCAGGCCGCCCTGA
- a CDS encoding tRNA-dihydrouridine synthase — MSVRRRASRVVSIGVVAALAASLTGCGEGAGVDSDYAKICRDNATEKRLPDDDCNNHGGHAGWYFLPLFANRATRVPGVGDAVSGGTSALPAGKTAKAGVSSRGSSVTKGGFGGAGGHGGFGG; from the coding sequence GTGAGTGTTCGTCGCCGTGCTTCCCGTGTCGTCTCCATCGGGGTGGTCGCAGCCCTGGCAGCGTCGTTGACCGGGTGCGGCGAGGGAGCCGGCGTCGACAGCGACTACGCGAAGATCTGCCGCGACAACGCGACCGAGAAGCGTCTGCCGGACGACGACTGCAACAACCACGGCGGGCACGCCGGCTGGTACTTCCTGCCGCTCTTCGCCAACCGTGCCACGAGGGTCCCCGGCGTGGGGGACGCGGTTTCCGGCGGCACGAGCGCCCTGCCCGCCGGGAAGACCGCGAAGGCCGGCGTCTCGTCCCGTGGGAGCTCCGTCACCAAGGGCGGCTTCGGCGGAGCCGGCGGACACGGTGGGTTCGGCGGCTGA
- a CDS encoding TetR/AcrR family transcriptional regulator has translation MPRAGLDPATVTEAAATLADEIGLAQLSMSVVADRLGVKAPSLYKHVDGLGDLTRRIAILGANELGDALRDAMQGRSGRSALEAAVQTVRRSVQEHPARYQAAVSVRPTGADDPLAVALGRTLASFAAALRDYPLDPDDEIHALRVLRSVLHGFATIEASGGFQMDTDVDASAAWMVDFLDRGFRAATTR, from the coding sequence TTGCCTAGGGCGGGGCTCGACCCGGCGACCGTCACCGAGGCCGCGGCGACGCTGGCCGACGAGATCGGCCTCGCCCAGCTGAGCATGAGCGTCGTCGCCGATCGCCTCGGGGTGAAGGCACCGTCGCTGTACAAGCACGTCGACGGACTCGGCGACCTCACCCGCAGGATCGCGATCCTCGGCGCGAACGAGCTCGGTGACGCGCTCCGCGACGCCATGCAGGGGCGCAGCGGTCGGAGTGCGCTCGAGGCGGCGGTGCAGACCGTGCGCCGGAGCGTCCAGGAGCACCCGGCGCGGTACCAGGCAGCCGTCAGCGTCCGGCCGACCGGTGCTGATGACCCCCTGGCGGTCGCTCTCGGCCGCACCCTGGCGTCCTTCGCCGCGGCGCTCCGCGACTACCCGCTCGACCCGGACGACGAGATCCACGCGCTCCGGGTGCTCCGCAGCGTCCTGCACGGGTTCGCCACGATCGAGGCGTCCGGTGGGTTCCAGATGGACACGGACGTCGATGCGAGTGCCGCGTGGATGGTCGACTTCCTGGATCGTGGCTTCCGTGCCGCGACGACACGGTGA
- a CDS encoding arsenate reductase ArsC, which yields MPTVLFVCVHNAGRSQMAAGFLQHLAAGRVDVRSAGSEPAEQLNPVVVAAMLEEGIDIRSEQPALLSTDAVRAADVVITMGCGDACPVFPGKHYEDWELTDPAGLDLDAVRPIRDDVRARVQDLIARTAP from the coding sequence ATGCCCACCGTCCTGTTCGTCTGCGTCCACAACGCCGGTCGTTCCCAGATGGCCGCCGGCTTCCTGCAGCACCTGGCCGCTGGCCGCGTCGACGTCCGGAGCGCCGGCTCCGAACCGGCCGAGCAGCTCAACCCCGTGGTCGTCGCGGCGATGCTCGAGGAGGGCATCGACATCCGGAGCGAGCAGCCGGCCCTGCTCAGCACCGATGCCGTCCGCGCTGCCGACGTCGTCATCACCATGGGGTGCGGGGACGCCTGCCCGGTGTTCCCGGGCAAACACTACGAGGACTGGGAGCTGACCGACCCCGCGGGGCTCGACCTCGACGCCGTCCGGCCGATCCGCGACGACGTTCGCGCGCGGGTGCAGGACCTCATCGCCCGGACCGCTCCCTGA
- a CDS encoding glutathionylspermidine synthase family protein — translation MERIEFPERPDWRRRIQQTGLIYSRSVRDDGTPVEYWNDTAAYVFTLPEVEALERQTEELHRMCLEAARYLATGALGTLGLTRAGFDLAAWSLEHDEPDLYARFDLAYAGDGSPAKMLEYNGDTPTGLIEASVTQWHWMQDRLATGELSAETDQWNGIHEAMVARWRTLLHESLRAEDGGRLFVAHSDLDTAGEDWDTVAYMRDLAGEAGWEHTGIEMKDIGWHATARQFVGDQEPAGSSRSVFTLPGDEPGTQYPVIRNLFKLYPWEDLVSGDDRAQGDEEFGAFLVSDRGRLGRWYEPAWKMFLSNKLLLVALWRLFPGHPNLLPAFADGPNGMRDFVVKPVFGREGDGIAVHRADGSVTTNGREYRRPGTGAERVWQQYHELPDFPGSNGHNHPVLGSWVVGGESFGVGIRESDGPITDYWCRFAPNLIAA, via the coding sequence ATGGAGCGCATCGAGTTCCCCGAGCGTCCGGACTGGCGGCGCCGGATCCAGCAGACCGGGTTGATCTACTCGCGGTCGGTCCGCGACGACGGCACGCCCGTCGAGTACTGGAACGACACCGCCGCGTACGTCTTCACGCTGCCGGAGGTCGAGGCGCTCGAGCGACAGACCGAGGAACTGCACCGGATGTGCCTCGAAGCCGCGCGGTACCTCGCCACCGGTGCCCTCGGCACGCTGGGCCTGACGCGAGCAGGGTTCGACCTCGCCGCCTGGTCGCTCGAGCACGATGAGCCCGACCTGTACGCGCGGTTCGACCTGGCCTACGCCGGAGACGGTTCACCCGCCAAGATGCTCGAGTACAACGGGGACACCCCGACCGGGTTGATCGAGGCATCGGTCACGCAGTGGCACTGGATGCAGGACCGGCTCGCCACCGGCGAACTCTCCGCCGAGACCGACCAGTGGAACGGCATCCACGAGGCGATGGTGGCGCGCTGGCGGACACTGCTGCACGAGTCCCTGCGCGCCGAGGACGGTGGGCGACTGTTCGTGGCGCACTCCGACCTCGACACAGCGGGCGAGGACTGGGACACCGTGGCCTACATGCGCGACCTGGCGGGGGAGGCCGGGTGGGAGCACACCGGCATCGAGATGAAGGACATCGGCTGGCACGCGACGGCCCGCCAGTTCGTCGGCGACCAGGAGCCGGCCGGTTCGTCGCGGAGCGTGTTCACGCTGCCCGGGGACGAGCCGGGGACCCAGTACCCGGTGATCCGCAACCTCTTCAAGCTGTACCCGTGGGAGGACCTCGTCTCCGGAGACGACCGGGCGCAGGGCGACGAGGAGTTCGGCGCCTTCCTGGTCAGCGACCGCGGGCGGCTCGGCCGCTGGTACGAGCCGGCGTGGAAGATGTTCCTGTCGAACAAGCTGCTGCTCGTCGCGCTCTGGCGCTTGTTCCCGGGCCACCCGAACCTGCTGCCGGCCTTCGCGGACGGTCCGAACGGCATGCGCGACTTCGTCGTGAAGCCCGTGTTCGGGCGCGAGGGCGACGGCATCGCGGTGCACCGAGCCGACGGTTCGGTCACGACGAACGGTCGCGAGTACCGGCGCCCCGGTACCGGGGCCGAACGGGTGTGGCAGCAGTACCACGAGCTCCCGGACTTCCCGGGGTCGAACGGGCACAACCACCCGGTGCTCGGGTCGTGGGTCGTGGGCGGCGAGTCTTTCGGGGTCGGCATCCGCGAGTCCGACGGGCCGATCACGGACTACTGGTGCCGGTTCGCCCCGAACCTCATCGCGGCCTGA
- a CDS encoding phenolic acid decarboxylase, translated as MTITTSVAQPVPSQDLSGIVGHRFIYTYANGWQYEMYVKNATTIDYRIHSGMVGGRWVKDQQVDLVVLTAGVYKVSWNEPTGTSVVVTVVPGERVLHGTIFFPHWVEEDGSKTVLFQNDHLDRMREYRDAGPTYPIYVVPEFAHITLFEFVGQDDETVVDTAPADLPAGFADRSN; from the coding sequence ATGACGATCACCACCTCAGTCGCACAGCCCGTCCCGTCGCAGGACCTCTCCGGCATCGTCGGACACCGGTTCATCTACACGTACGCCAATGGCTGGCAGTACGAGATGTACGTCAAGAACGCCACCACCATCGACTACCGCATCCACTCCGGCATGGTCGGCGGGCGCTGGGTTAAGGACCAGCAGGTCGACCTCGTTGTGCTCACCGCCGGCGTCTACAAGGTGTCGTGGAACGAGCCGACCGGCACGAGCGTCGTCGTGACCGTGGTGCCGGGGGAGCGCGTGCTGCACGGCACGATCTTCTTCCCGCACTGGGTCGAGGAGGACGGCAGCAAGACCGTGCTGTTCCAGAACGACCACCTGGACCGGATGCGCGAGTACCGCGACGCCGGCCCCACCTACCCGATCTACGTCGTCCCCGAGTTCGCCCACATCACCCTGTTCGAGTTCGTCGGCCAGGACGACGAGACCGTCGTCGACACTGCGCCCGCCGACCTGCCGGCCGGGTTCGCCGACCGGAGCAACTGA
- a CDS encoding alpha/beta fold hydrolase, translating to MLEHLDTEGGTIAYDLSGTGPLVVLAHGMGDSRHAYRFVVPELVAAGYRVANVDLRGCGDSSTGWAGYERADIARDLVAVARHLGGPAVVVGQSISGGAATIAAATAPDLVAGIVELAPFTRKQSVDLGGLLRNRRHRAGTVQLARVMTSGSLPGWLAYLDIAVPTKPADWATERSRIETTLRLPERMAVLRAMTRTSPADAGEQLGAVRCPVLVVEGSADPDWAEPRAEGERILADLPDGLGELAVIDGAGHYPHTETPAALLALLLPFLARTLPVAGPVA from the coding sequence ATGCTCGAACACCTCGACACCGAGGGCGGCACGATCGCCTACGACCTCTCCGGAACAGGCCCGCTCGTGGTCCTCGCCCACGGCATGGGCGACAGCCGACACGCCTACCGTTTCGTCGTGCCGGAGCTCGTCGCGGCCGGCTACCGGGTGGCGAACGTCGACCTCCGCGGCTGCGGCGACTCGAGTACCGGGTGGGCCGGCTACGAGCGCGCCGACATCGCACGCGACCTCGTCGCCGTGGCCCGCCACCTCGGCGGCCCGGCCGTGGTCGTCGGGCAGTCCATCAGCGGCGGTGCGGCGACGATCGCCGCGGCGACCGCCCCGGACCTGGTCGCGGGCATCGTCGAACTGGCGCCGTTCACGCGCAAGCAGTCCGTCGACCTGGGCGGACTGCTGCGCAACCGCCGGCACCGCGCCGGCACCGTCCAGCTCGCGCGGGTCATGACGAGCGGCAGCCTGCCCGGCTGGCTCGCGTACCTCGACATCGCGGTGCCCACCAAGCCCGCCGACTGGGCGACGGAACGCAGCCGGATCGAGACGACCCTGCGGCTGCCGGAACGGATGGCGGTCCTCCGCGCCATGACCCGCACGTCGCCCGCCGACGCCGGCGAGCAGCTGGGTGCCGTCCGGTGCCCCGTGCTGGTCGTCGAGGGCAGTGCCGATCCGGACTGGGCCGAGCCCCGCGCCGAGGGCGAGCGGATCCTCGCCGACCTGCCGGACGGCCTCGGCGAACTCGCCGTGATCGACGGCGCCGGTCACTACCCCCACACCGAGACGCCGGCGGCGCTCCTCGCCCTGCTGCTGCCGTTCCTCGCCCGCACGCTGCCCGTCGCAGGTCCCGTTGCCTAG
- the arr gene encoding NAD(+)--rifampin ADP-ribosyltransferase produces the protein MAAADETGPFWHGTVAALRPGEFLSPGFRSNYRPDVVMNHVYFTATHDGAGLAAELAAELVPGDREPRVYRVEPTGPFEDDPNVTDKKFPGNPTRSYRSALPLRVVGEETGWTRLTPEALRRWRERLVALPPEERGEIVN, from the coding sequence ATGGCAGCAGCAGACGAGACCGGTCCGTTCTGGCACGGCACCGTGGCGGCCCTGCGACCCGGGGAGTTCCTCTCCCCCGGTTTCCGCTCGAACTACCGCCCCGACGTCGTGATGAACCACGTGTACTTCACGGCGACCCACGACGGAGCCGGGCTCGCGGCCGAACTCGCGGCCGAGCTCGTGCCCGGCGACCGTGAGCCGCGCGTGTACCGTGTCGAGCCGACCGGTCCCTTCGAGGACGACCCGAACGTGACCGACAAGAAGTTCCCCGGCAACCCGACCCGGTCGTACCGCAGTGCCCTCCCGCTCCGCGTGGTCGGCGAGGAGACCGGGTGGACACGGCTCACCCCGGAGGCGTTGCGCCGGTGGCGGGAACGGCTCGTCGCGCTCCCGCCCGAGGAACGCGGCGAGATCGTCAACTGA
- a CDS encoding alpha/beta hydrolase, with product MTAERPLERALTSIRLEHRGGALRGWEYRPASASASAPAAAGGAVLFVHGFGDSSIGPRQLFVQAATVLTDTGLTVRSYDRLGHGTSDGRFADISIGDEVEQVVTMIRAFSADQGAPIDVVAHSLGAVESAMAAARVPDLVRSLTLWSPAGVVVDDIAVHDAIQGQPLAPVRDRGWFDFGGTALGRGFVDEVRDGLDVYAQARGYDGPVDVLHGTADEIVPVEYGRRYGELLSGATFTAVEGADHVWSSVPWREQLVDRLLDRVRERSGR from the coding sequence ATGACCGCGGAACGTCCGCTGGAGCGTGCCCTGACGAGCATCCGGCTCGAGCACCGGGGCGGGGCGCTCCGGGGGTGGGAGTACCGCCCGGCGTCGGCGTCGGCATCGGCGCCCGCGGCTGCCGGCGGCGCGGTGCTGTTCGTGCACGGGTTCGGTGACTCGTCGATCGGCCCGCGCCAGCTCTTCGTGCAGGCCGCGACCGTCCTGACCGACACCGGTCTGACGGTCCGCTCCTACGACCGTCTCGGGCACGGCACGAGCGACGGACGGTTCGCGGACATCTCGATCGGCGACGAGGTCGAGCAGGTCGTCACGATGATCCGGGCGTTCTCGGCCGACCAGGGGGCACCGATCGACGTCGTCGCCCACAGCCTGGGCGCCGTCGAGTCGGCGATGGCGGCGGCCCGGGTCCCCGACCTGGTGCGGAGCCTGACCCTGTGGTCACCGGCCGGGGTCGTGGTCGACGACATCGCCGTGCACGACGCCATCCAGGGGCAGCCGCTCGCACCCGTCCGTGACCGCGGCTGGTTCGACTTCGGTGGGACCGCCCTCGGGCGCGGGTTCGTCGACGAGGTCCGGGACGGACTCGACGTCTACGCCCAGGCCCGCGGGTACGACGGGCCGGTCGACGTGCTGCACGGCACCGCCGACGAGATCGTCCCGGTCGAGTACGGCCGGCGCTACGGCGAACTGCTCAGCGGGGCGACGTTCACCGCGGTCGAGGGTGCGGACCACGTCTGGTCGTCGGTCCCGTGGCGCGAGCAGCTCGTCGACCGCCTGCTCGACCGCGTCAGGGAGCGGTCCGGGCGATGA
- a CDS encoding MarR family winged helix-turn-helix transcriptional regulator yields MGSEHDTAGLRDIARRLSDQVGPFRRTLLNASRRDGALPELPDAQIEVLRRLDEAGWLTPTALGRSLGLARSTVSNLVTAMERGGLVHRRLATGDGRSTEIALTELASERLRVYDASAEHVLVGALERLGPDGVDALRAALPVLAELRLAIDEPGA; encoded by the coding sequence ATGGGCAGCGAGCACGACACCGCAGGACTCCGGGACATCGCCCGGCGACTCAGCGACCAGGTCGGCCCGTTCCGCCGCACCCTGCTGAACGCATCACGCCGTGACGGTGCGCTGCCGGAGCTGCCCGATGCCCAGATCGAGGTCCTGCGACGACTCGACGAGGCCGGATGGCTCACGCCGACGGCGCTCGGCCGGTCCCTCGGCCTCGCCCGCTCCACGGTCAGCAACCTCGTGACCGCGATGGAACGCGGCGGGCTCGTCCACCGGCGGCTCGCCACCGGCGACGGCCGCAGCACCGAGATCGCCCTGACCGAGCTCGCGTCCGAGCGGCTCCGGGTCTACGACGCCTCGGCCGAGCACGTCCTGGTCGGCGCGCTCGAACGCCTGGGCCCGGACGGGGTCGACGCGCTGCGCGCCGCGCTGCCCGTACTCGCCGAGCTCCGTCTGGCCATCGACGAGCCCGGAGCGTAG
- the chrA gene encoding chromate efflux transporter: MTTNPEPLRSSAGSVFLVFLRLGLTSFGGPVAHLGYFREAFVVRRRWLRDDAYADLVALCQFLPGPASSQVGMALGLQRAGLLGLLAAWCGFTLPSAVLLVAFALLVSGTPDLAGAGWLLGLQAAAAAVVAQAVLGMARTLTPDRRRATIAAAAAIVVLLVPGPGPQVAVMAACGVVGVLWLGRVVGPVEPVEEVAGTEVAVRLPRWVAVSALVAFAALLVAAPVAASGTGAVRLFGVFAQAGSLVFGGGHVVLPLLESQTVATHLVDHADFLAGYGAAQAVPGPLFTFAAYLGAVADGSPSGLVGAAVALVAIFLPAALLVVGALPFWHVLRALPWARRVLAGVNAGVVGLLAAALWDPVITEGVRSAPALALAVAAFIALTRWSAPPWAVVLGAGLLGAVVL, from the coding sequence GTGACGACGAACCCCGAGCCCCTGCGGTCGTCCGCGGGATCGGTGTTCCTGGTGTTCCTGCGGCTCGGGCTGACCTCGTTCGGCGGGCCGGTCGCACACCTCGGGTACTTCCGCGAGGCCTTCGTGGTGCGTCGCCGCTGGCTGCGGGACGACGCCTACGCCGACCTCGTCGCACTGTGCCAGTTCCTGCCCGGACCGGCGTCGAGCCAGGTCGGGATGGCACTCGGGCTGCAGCGCGCCGGACTGCTCGGACTCCTCGCCGCGTGGTGCGGCTTCACCCTGCCGTCCGCGGTGCTGCTCGTCGCGTTCGCCCTGCTCGTGTCCGGCACGCCCGACCTGGCCGGCGCCGGGTGGCTGCTCGGGCTGCAGGCGGCCGCTGCCGCGGTGGTGGCGCAGGCGGTGCTCGGCATGGCGCGCACACTCACACCGGACCGCCGTCGGGCGACCATCGCGGCCGCCGCCGCGATCGTGGTGCTGCTCGTCCCCGGCCCGGGGCCGCAGGTCGCGGTCATGGCCGCGTGCGGCGTGGTCGGCGTGCTGTGGCTCGGTCGGGTGGTCGGACCGGTCGAACCGGTCGAGGAGGTCGCAGGCACCGAGGTCGCCGTGCGGCTCCCCCGCTGGGTCGCCGTGTCGGCGCTCGTCGCGTTCGCCGCCCTGCTCGTCGCGGCACCCGTCGCTGCGAGCGGCACCGGGGCCGTGCGCCTGTTCGGGGTCTTCGCGCAGGCGGGCTCGCTCGTCTTCGGCGGCGGCCACGTCGTCCTGCCGTTGCTCGAGTCGCAGACCGTGGCCACCCACCTGGTCGACCACGCGGACTTCCTGGCCGGGTACGGCGCCGCACAGGCGGTGCCCGGGCCGCTGTTCACCTTCGCCGCCTACCTCGGCGCCGTCGCCGACGGGAGTCCGAGCGGGCTCGTCGGCGCCGCGGTGGCACTCGTCGCGATCTTCCTGCCGGCGGCACTCCTGGTCGTCGGCGCACTGCCGTTCTGGCACGTGCTCCGCGCCCTGCCGTGGGCTCGGCGCGTGCTGGCCGGTGTGAACGCGGGCGTCGTCGGGCTCCTCGCCGCGGCGCTCTGGGACCCGGTCATCACCGAGGGGGTCCGCTCGGCACCCGCACTGGCGCTCGCCGTGGCTGCCTTCATCGCCCTCACCCGCTGGTCCGCTCCCCCGTGGGCGGTCGTCCTCGGAGCCGGCCTGCTCGGCGCCGTCGTCCTCTGA
- a CDS encoding SDR family NAD(P)-dependent oxidoreductase has translation MTGTSTFLITGTSRGMGTDFARAALDAGHRVVATGRDPERVRAVLGDHEHLLAVALDVTDPESVRAAVDAATDRFGGVDVLVNNAGSFQAGYFEEISAVQFRAQMETNFFGALAVTRAVLPVMRRQRSGHVISISSTAGIVAGAGGSAYSASKFALEGWMEALHDEVAPFGIHTTVVEPGFFRTDLLAEGDSTFWGDVAIDDYAPLSAGSKEFFRGMRGNQSGDPAKLAQVLLTLIAMPEPPLRFAAGTDSVAGIVQKGQQLVEQAQAFPELSTTLDLDA, from the coding sequence ATGACCGGAACCAGCACCTTCCTCATCACCGGCACGAGCCGCGGGATGGGCACCGACTTCGCCCGGGCTGCCCTCGACGCCGGGCACCGGGTCGTGGCGACCGGACGCGACCCAGAGCGGGTCCGCGCCGTCCTCGGCGACCACGAGCACCTGCTCGCCGTCGCGCTCGACGTGACCGACCCGGAATCGGTCCGGGCCGCCGTCGACGCCGCGACCGACCGGTTCGGCGGCGTCGACGTCCTGGTGAACAACGCCGGGAGCTTCCAGGCCGGGTACTTCGAGGAGATCTCGGCCGTGCAGTTCCGTGCGCAGATGGAGACGAACTTCTTCGGAGCGCTCGCCGTGACGCGCGCCGTGCTCCCGGTCATGCGACGGCAGCGCTCCGGGCACGTCATCAGCATCAGCTCCACCGCGGGCATCGTCGCCGGCGCCGGTGGGAGCGCCTACTCGGCGTCGAAGTTCGCGCTCGAGGGCTGGATGGAGGCCCTGCACGACGAGGTGGCACCCTTCGGCATCCACACCACCGTGGTCGAGCCCGGCTTCTTCCGCACCGACCTGCTGGCCGAGGGCGACTCGACCTTCTGGGGTGACGTCGCGATCGACGACTACGCTCCGCTCTCGGCCGGGTCGAAGGAGTTCTTCCGCGGCATGCGGGGCAACCAGTCCGGCGACCCCGCGAAGCTCGCGCAGGTGCTGCTGACGCTGATCGCGATGCCCGAGCCGCCGCTGCGGTTCGCCGCCGGCACGGACAGCGTGGCGGGGATCGTGCAGAAGGGACAGCAGCTCGTCGAGCAGGCGCAGGCGTTCCCCGAGCTGTCGACGACGCTCGACCTGGATGCGTGA
- a CDS encoding nuclear transport factor 2 family protein — protein MAAPVAIAVSLVAGPAVAAPLHTSTSDTTATAARHRVAPAARTTSGGTAVSRLDRRAEQRNEATVRHLFRCAFRSPGSAQARAAARTAVATGAVAHGATSASGPSALLAEFTADRSRVPGAHAVIKHVAGDADLVAVHWQITAKPTDERTGDAAVDLFRMRDGRISEWWALRQTVPTGTPASGNTNSMFSDLYPAAKRDRHLTEQQEEHNRVLAVTAYDRLFRDHDVSVLDEEFDPAYLQHNSVAANGTAALKQFFAGSAAQSLPKQESVISLADGDLVWTFSKPVGAKADAPFGAADLFRVDGNLIREHWDVVPRN, from the coding sequence GTGGCAGCTCCGGTCGCCATCGCCGTGTCGCTCGTGGCCGGTCCGGCCGTGGCGGCACCCCTCCACACCTCCACCTCCGACACCACCGCGACCGCCGCACGCCACAGGGTGGCCCCTGCTGCGCGGACCACCTCGGGCGGCACGGCGGTGTCTCGGCTCGACCGTCGTGCCGAGCAGCGCAACGAGGCCACGGTCCGGCACCTGTTCCGGTGCGCGTTCCGGTCCCCCGGGTCCGCGCAGGCCCGTGCGGCTGCCCGGACCGCCGTCGCGACCGGTGCCGTCGCCCACGGTGCGACGAGCGCCTCGGGTCCGTCCGCGTTGCTCGCCGAGTTCACCGCGGACCGCTCCCGGGTACCCGGCGCCCACGCCGTGATCAAGCACGTCGCCGGGGACGCGGACCTGGTCGCGGTGCACTGGCAGATCACCGCGAAGCCGACGGACGAACGCACCGGTGACGCCGCCGTCGACCTGTTCCGCATGCGCGACGGACGCATCAGCGAGTGGTGGGCACTCCGCCAGACGGTGCCGACGGGGACCCCGGCCAGCGGCAACACGAACAGCATGTTCAGCGACCTGTACCCGGCCGCGAAGCGTGACCGTCACCTGACCGAACAGCAGGAGGAGCACAACCGGGTGCTCGCCGTGACCGCGTACGACCGACTGTTCCGCGACCACGACGTGTCCGTGCTGGACGAGGAGTTCGACCCGGCGTACCTGCAGCACAACTCGGTCGCGGCGAACGGCACGGCCGCGCTCAAGCAGTTCTTCGCCGGCAGCGCCGCGCAGAGCCTGCCGAAGCAGGAGTCCGTCATCTCGCTTGCCGACGGCGACCTGGTGTGGACGTTCTCGAAGCCGGTCGGGGCGAAGGCCGACGCACCGTTCGGCGCGGCCGACCTGTTCCGGGTCGACGGCAACCTGATCCGCGAGCACTGGGACGTCGTCCCGCGGAACTGA
- a CDS encoding GrpB family protein: MHHDEVHPRPDVTTVEIIGGPEPVTVPLHPADSGWAAVFADHRRHILEALPGSGTDAPVVEHIGSTAVPGLAAKPIVDIVVAVPDVTAEATYLDQLLAIGYELRVREPGHRLVRTPARDVHVHVYERGAAAVDEYLLLRDHLRADAGDRALYERTKRELLERSWDDMNAYADAKTAVITAIKERARRSRAS, translated from the coding sequence GTGCACCACGACGAAGTCCACCCCCGCCCGGACGTCACGACCGTCGAGATCATCGGCGGCCCGGAACCGGTCACCGTGCCCCTGCACCCCGCCGACAGCGGGTGGGCTGCGGTCTTCGCGGACCACCGGCGACACATCCTGGAGGCCCTCCCCGGCTCCGGCACGGACGCTCCGGTCGTCGAGCACATCGGCTCCACGGCCGTCCCCGGCCTGGCCGCGAAACCGATCGTCGACATCGTGGTCGCCGTCCCGGACGTCACCGCCGAGGCCACCTACCTCGACCAGCTCCTCGCGATCGGGTACGAGCTCCGTGTCCGCGAGCCCGGCCACCGCCTGGTCCGGACGCCGGCCCGTGACGTCCACGTGCACGTCTACGAGCGGGGCGCGGCGGCGGTCGACGAGTACCTGCTCCTCCGAGACCACCTGCGCGCCGACGCCGGTGACCGGGCGCTGTACGAACGGACGAAGCGGGAGCTGCTCGAGCGGAGCTGGGACGACATGAACGCCTACGCCGACGCGAAGACTGCCGTGATCACCGCGATCAAGGAGCGGGCGCGACGGAGCCGCGCGTCCTGA